A window of Photobacterium sp. GJ3 contains these coding sequences:
- a CDS encoding LysR family transcriptional regulator, producing MKLKQLKNFLVVSKTLSFSAAAEATFLSIPAISTQIKALEEHFGFKLFDRNRRGLSLTPKGEQIIPLINEFIEATERLEKEIYKIHNEGAASITLALNSSLPNGISENIFNAVHSYDKISDIELSYSETSDNLKKLEEGTVDAAVIIGEPKPLRLDCHPIHLGEVPAVLACSHESKITDIDSIRDKIIKPSADCPFYQLYRSIDSKETDGTLFVRNNVLSGSEHFTIQLIETTNAIGIVSKSNAIKHRLFILDEFEERLPSYLLINKNKVSQSIIEQLNTSLNQEMFNEHVTHYARHY from the coding sequence GTGAAACTCAAGCAATTGAAAAACTTCCTGGTTGTCTCAAAAACGCTCTCTTTCAGCGCCGCGGCAGAAGCGACCTTTCTGTCCATTCCCGCGATCTCAACACAAATCAAAGCACTGGAGGAACATTTTGGCTTCAAACTGTTTGACCGAAACCGGCGTGGTCTGTCCCTGACGCCAAAAGGGGAACAAATTATCCCGCTGATCAACGAGTTTATTGAAGCCACAGAACGACTCGAAAAAGAGATCTATAAAATTCACAATGAAGGCGCAGCGTCCATTACGCTCGCCCTCAACAGCTCATTACCCAATGGGATCTCTGAGAACATTTTTAACGCCGTCCATTCCTACGACAAGATCAGTGATATTGAACTGAGTTATTCCGAAACCAGTGACAACCTGAAAAAACTGGAAGAAGGAACCGTGGACGCGGCGGTCATCATCGGTGAACCCAAACCGCTGCGGCTTGACTGTCATCCGATTCATCTGGGTGAAGTTCCCGCGGTTCTGGCCTGCAGTCATGAAAGTAAAATCACGGATATCGACAGCATTCGCGATAAAATTATCAAGCCCTCGGCCGATTGCCCTTTCTACCAGCTTTACAGAAGCATCGATTCCAAAGAGACGGATGGCACACTCTTTGTCCGGAACAACGTTTTATCCGGCAGTGAGCACTTTACGATTCAATTGATTGAAACCACCAATGCCATTGGCATCGTCTCGAAAAGTAATGCCATCAAGCACCGATTATTTATTCTGGATGAATTTGAAGAAAGGCTGCCCTCGTATTTACTGATTAATAAAAACAAGGTCAGCCAGTCGATCATCGAACAACTGAATACATCACTAAATCAAGAAATGTTCAATGAGCATGTAACACACTACGCCCGACACTACTGA
- a CDS encoding penicillin acylase family protein has translation MKFKLKTTLITSAGILTLSIGTGYGLLWANLPQLEGEILLQGPEHATSLERDALGTAVIHATNRNDAAFTLGYAHAQDRFFQMDLLRRNAAGELAELFGEGALELDKKHRFHQFRKRAQHALTQLSSQHLAMLEQYTKGVNAALKAQRIKSFEYLLSGTAPSPWKAEDCFLVIYSMYLDLQANTVQREKVLERLRQSFGPQMTAFVTQTNPLQAAIDDSFLPLTHIDIPP, from the coding sequence ATGAAGTTCAAGTTAAAAACAACTCTGATCACCTCAGCCGGAATACTAACCCTGTCAATTGGAACCGGCTATGGACTCTTATGGGCTAACTTGCCGCAATTGGAGGGCGAGATTTTACTTCAAGGTCCGGAACATGCCACATCCCTTGAACGCGATGCGCTTGGCACAGCCGTGATTCATGCTACTAATCGGAATGACGCCGCATTTACACTGGGTTATGCACATGCACAAGACCGTTTTTTTCAGATGGATTTACTCAGACGAAATGCAGCCGGCGAGTTGGCTGAATTGTTCGGAGAAGGTGCACTGGAGCTTGATAAAAAACACCGATTTCATCAGTTTCGCAAACGGGCACAACATGCATTAACCCAACTATCGTCTCAGCATCTGGCAATGCTCGAACAGTATACGAAAGGCGTCAATGCTGCGCTCAAAGCCCAGCGCATAAAAAGCTTTGAGTATCTGCTGAGCGGTACGGCACCATCGCCCTGGAAAGCAGAAGACTGTTTTCTGGTGATTTACTCGATGTATCTTGACTTGCAAGCCAATACAGTACAACGCGAAAAGGTGCTAGAACGCCTGAGACAATCGTTCGGGCCGCAAATGACAGCTTTTGTCACACAAACGAATCCATTACAAGCCGCAATAGATGATTCATTTTTACCCTTAACCCATATTGATATCCCCCCCTGA
- a CDS encoding 2OG-Fe dioxygenase family protein: MIRLNKDVTAELRDQKFSFVKGSDFVLSGNFDDFFSLTKSWERMGGDIYFGNEGKASRYRRYSDFNYNPATNELSPLEHRPYFQSEEMNAYVGGKERHFEDFGEEVLHSPVLRSLIQQDFEVYAKTLPEEFRDRVWQCQIHQIRIEIEAGKETEITPEGIHSDGYPYSAVHFWGRENVEGAHSKLYDADKNELITVQYTDILDTTFFFDREMFHYVTPARTVDPETGGYRQIIAISFSLPGSEYDTVR, encoded by the coding sequence ATGATTCGTTTAAACAAGGATGTCACTGCAGAACTGAGGGATCAAAAGTTCTCGTTTGTGAAAGGAAGTGACTTTGTTTTATCAGGCAATTTTGATGACTTTTTTTCACTGACAAAGTCATGGGAGAGGATGGGGGGCGACATCTACTTCGGCAACGAAGGGAAGGCCAGCCGCTATCGTCGCTACAGTGATTTTAACTATAACCCTGCGACCAATGAGCTGAGCCCGTTAGAACATCGTCCTTACTTTCAGTCGGAAGAAATGAACGCTTATGTCGGTGGTAAAGAGCGTCATTTCGAAGACTTTGGTGAAGAAGTCCTTCATTCACCCGTGCTGCGCTCTTTGATTCAGCAGGATTTTGAAGTTTACGCGAAAACCCTGCCGGAAGAGTTTCGGGACCGAGTCTGGCAATGTCAGATTCACCAGATCCGAATCGAAATTGAAGCTGGCAAAGAAACCGAAATCACCCCGGAAGGTATCCACAGTGACGGCTATCCGTACAGCGCCGTTCATTTTTGGGGCAGAGAGAATGTCGAAGGTGCGCACAGCAAACTCTATGATGCCGATAAAAATGAGCTGATCACCGTGCAATACACCGACATTCTGGATACCACCTTCTTTTTTGACCGGGAAATGTTTCACTACGTGACTCCCGCCAGAACGGTCGATCCGGAAACCGGGGGCTACCGACAAATTATCGCGATCTCATTTTCTTTACCGGGATCTGAATATGACACGGTTCGATAG
- a CDS encoding AzlC family ABC transporter permease, whose product MNPELTLTRKERSAFRDASPIVAGYFTVSFVFGLMCINSGLPLWVPAVMSLVVYAGAAQFAFLALVTGGASVLTIVSTTFLINLRHMLMSLYLSEKFEKRRFSPSFKWLYGYGLTDESFAYHSTSIDKPETTPEYFVMFNTSCHLFWVLGALLGSLTAYYFESFITIDLSYALTAMMIFVLSSLANRLDKVIVMLASVAVMILLMMLMDSKLSIFIATFAGCGVGLCLKKR is encoded by the coding sequence ATGAATCCAGAATTAACGCTTACAAGAAAGGAACGCAGTGCATTTCGGGATGCCAGCCCAATCGTGGCTGGCTATTTTACGGTTTCTTTTGTGTTCGGGTTAATGTGCATTAATAGCGGGCTCCCCTTGTGGGTGCCCGCAGTAATGTCTTTGGTTGTGTACGCTGGTGCGGCGCAATTTGCATTTCTTGCCCTGGTCACCGGCGGAGCAAGTGTACTGACCATTGTTTCAACGACTTTCCTGATTAATTTGAGACACATGCTGATGTCTCTGTATTTATCAGAGAAGTTCGAAAAGCGCCGGTTCAGTCCATCCTTTAAATGGCTCTATGGCTATGGGTTGACGGACGAGTCTTTTGCTTATCACAGCACCTCCATTGATAAACCCGAGACAACGCCTGAATACTTTGTGATGTTCAATACATCCTGCCATTTATTCTGGGTACTCGGTGCACTTCTGGGATCGCTGACCGCGTATTACTTTGAATCATTCATCACGATTGATTTGAGTTATGCATTAACGGCCATGATGATCTTTGTATTGTCGTCACTGGCGAATCGCCTGGACAAGGTGATTGTGATGCTGGCCTCTGTTGCCGTCATGATATTGCTCATGATGTTGATGGATTCGAAACTGAGTATTTTCATCGCGACATTTGCAGGTTGTGGAGTTGGGTTATGCCTGAAGAAAAGATAA
- the hypF gene encoding carbamoyltransferase HypF, with protein sequence MKQMQTFRVNGVVQGVGFRPFVHKLALKHDLNGWVINDSQGVRLGVQGTLGALDSFISELKLNPPPLALITEIILEDISAPDPACEGFVVLASDNKDEVRTIVPPDSYVCDECLQEMRDIHNRRYQYPFINCTNCGPRYSLIKGMPYDRPQTSMAEFNMCGPCLNEYQDINDRRYHAQPNACPNCGPALSYFDHQGNQLTGNPLTLTRDHLAQGKILAIKSVGGFHLAVDAHNPEAVERLRRRKKRDSKAFALMVQNPESIAQIAEINEVEENLLTSPQSPIVLLKAKKGRLPDNIAPNNPNLGIMLPSAPLHHLLFDDQRLEVLVMTSANTSGEPTIYQNEKALTELTHIADYFLLNDRDIVTRNDDSLLYLSNSHGHHIASFIRRSRGYAPFPINVKSEVKSILAVGAELKTTLALSKERDVYLSQHIGDVKNEQTFDSLLECSNKMQQLLDIRPEAIAVDLHPNFITHQYFKRNATIPVITVQHHHAHMASCMAENQLDTPVIGAIFDGTGYGTDGTIWGGEFFLGDYHAFERKGHLMPFSLIGGDKAVKEPKRVAIALLYQAFGNEAKDLPESLFSHLSADEKNVFFTMAERQINSFTTTSMGRFFDGVSSLLKVCHQISYEAQAAIELEALLEKDLHPETPLNYDIIEQDGLLILDHRPIIRHLVDLILSGTSAALISRRFHCTIAEATVAICHQIAQASKIEDVVLSGGVFMNEFLLSNTIASLSDTGLKPYNQTLVPANDGGIALGQLMIANATLNPDVGEK encoded by the coding sequence ATGAAACAGATGCAAACTTTCAGAGTGAACGGTGTAGTACAAGGCGTAGGGTTTCGGCCCTTCGTCCACAAATTAGCCTTAAAACATGATCTAAACGGCTGGGTGATCAATGACTCGCAAGGTGTTCGCTTAGGAGTACAAGGCACGCTCGGCGCGTTAGATTCCTTTATCAGTGAATTAAAGCTAAATCCCCCACCGCTTGCACTCATTACAGAGATTATTCTTGAAGACATTTCAGCGCCTGATCCGGCTTGCGAAGGGTTCGTCGTATTAGCTAGTGACAATAAGGACGAAGTAAGAACAATTGTTCCACCCGATTCCTATGTATGTGACGAATGCCTGCAAGAAATGCGTGACATCCACAACCGCCGTTACCAGTATCCATTCATTAATTGTACTAACTGTGGCCCACGTTATTCGCTCATCAAAGGTATGCCCTATGATCGTCCGCAGACTTCTATGGCCGAATTTAACATGTGTGGCCCTTGCTTGAATGAGTATCAAGATATAAATGACAGACGATATCATGCACAGCCCAACGCCTGTCCAAATTGTGGGCCAGCTTTAAGTTATTTTGACCACCAGGGAAATCAGCTTACAGGTAATCCGCTTACGTTGACTCGTGACCATCTGGCACAAGGTAAAATATTAGCCATTAAATCTGTCGGCGGATTCCACTTAGCTGTTGATGCGCATAATCCTGAAGCTGTTGAGCGGCTGAGACGACGTAAAAAAAGAGATTCTAAGGCATTTGCATTAATGGTTCAGAACCCTGAGAGCATTGCTCAAATAGCTGAAATCAATGAGGTAGAAGAGAACTTGCTGACGAGCCCTCAATCACCCATTGTACTTTTAAAAGCCAAGAAAGGCCGGTTACCCGATAACATTGCCCCCAATAACCCAAACCTTGGTATTATGCTGCCTTCCGCGCCATTGCATCATTTGCTTTTCGATGATCAGCGCTTAGAGGTATTGGTCATGACCAGCGCCAATACTTCGGGTGAGCCGACCATCTATCAAAATGAAAAAGCGCTGACCGAATTGACTCATATCGCGGATTATTTTCTTCTCAATGATCGTGATATTGTCACTCGTAATGACGATTCACTTTTATATCTATCCAACAGCCATGGCCATCATATCGCTTCATTCATCCGCCGCTCTCGCGGTTATGCCCCCTTCCCAATCAATGTAAAGAGTGAAGTCAAAAGCATCCTCGCCGTTGGAGCTGAATTAAAAACAACCTTAGCACTCAGTAAAGAGCGTGATGTTTATCTCAGCCAGCACATTGGCGACGTCAAAAATGAGCAAACTTTTGACTCATTACTTGAGTGCTCAAACAAAATGCAACAATTGCTGGACATCCGCCCTGAAGCTATTGCTGTCGATTTACATCCAAACTTTATCACGCATCAATACTTTAAACGAAATGCGACAATTCCAGTCATTACAGTACAACATCATCATGCTCATATGGCGTCATGTATGGCTGAAAATCAATTAGACACACCGGTCATTGGGGCCATTTTTGACGGAACAGGCTATGGTACGGACGGGACAATATGGGGCGGTGAATTTTTCCTCGGCGACTACCATGCTTTTGAACGTAAAGGCCACTTAATGCCATTCAGCCTGATTGGAGGTGATAAAGCCGTCAAAGAACCAAAAAGAGTTGCCATCGCATTGCTTTATCAAGCATTTGGCAATGAAGCCAAAGACTTGCCTGAATCTCTGTTCAGCCATCTTTCTGCGGATGAGAAAAATGTATTTTTTACCATGGCAGAACGTCAAATTAATAGCTTCACCACAACAAGTATGGGACGTTTTTTTGATGGTGTTTCCTCACTATTAAAGGTTTGTCATCAAATCAGCTATGAAGCACAAGCAGCGATTGAACTTGAGGCTTTGCTCGAAAAAGATCTTCATCCTGAGACTCCACTCAATTACGATATTATTGAACAAGATGGTTTATTGATTCTTGACCACCGCCCCATCATTCGCCACCTGGTCGATCTGATCTTATCAGGTACTTCTGCAGCATTAATCAGCCGTCGCTTCCATTGCACGATCGCCGAAGCAACCGTCGCAATTTGTCATCAAATTGCTCAGGCAAGTAAGATTGAAGATGTCGTGCTGAGCGGTGGGGTATTTATGAATGAATTCCTGTTAAGCAATACCATCGCTAGTCTTTCAGATACAGGGCTGAAACCTTACAACCAGACTCTGGTTCCTGCAAACGACGGTGGGATTGCTCTGGGCCAGCTGATGATTGCGAATGCCACGCTGAATCCTGACGTTGGAGAAAAATAA
- a CDS encoding penicillin acylase family protein: MDVLGSNNWAVTGEMTQSGHAMLSNDMHLNLNVPVIWYRAQLNFPSQNGPVQVTGVSLPGMPVIVAGTNRHIAWGFTNGYIDTADWVLLDNTTKTEQVIEKLKTPEKTIDYPIDSSSYGPVTQIGSKRYALSWVAHESYAVNLELMSLETASSVADGLTKTRNTGIPVQNMLITDRQGNAAWRLTGAIPARDNPQQSPVTVREYPTSQWEERAKNVPVVTNPEHQRLWSANNRVLSAKDNTRFGNGGYAIASRAIQIRDKLMARQQFDESDFFQMQLDNKALFMTRWHSLLLSQLELHPERFQEDIRHLKQWQECACATSVGYTLASAFRSHLIDAVFAPLQHQLSAEGLSLKPLKDNLEPAIWQLLKEEPTSWLPTGEKDWASLLINVYVKSREALFKEHSPDKNLAELNWGKVNTLAIQHPFSAKVPQLGWLLNMPKVEGFGGRYEPAVQTQRFGASERFVVQPGREEHGILTIPGGQSANPLSPFFHAGFNDYANHRHTPLLPGDIQYRLTLAPLIQEDQNNPEE, encoded by the coding sequence CTGGACGTATTAGGGAGTAATAACTGGGCCGTCACCGGAGAGATGACCCAATCCGGCCACGCGATGCTCTCCAATGACATGCACCTGAACCTGAATGTACCTGTTATCTGGTACCGAGCACAACTCAACTTCCCTTCCCAGAACGGCCCAGTACAGGTGACTGGCGTCAGTCTGCCAGGGATGCCCGTGATTGTCGCCGGCACTAATCGTCATATCGCATGGGGATTCACCAACGGCTATATTGATACAGCAGACTGGGTATTGCTCGACAATACGACCAAAACAGAACAAGTGATAGAAAAGCTGAAAACACCAGAAAAAACGATTGATTACCCCATTGATAGTTCCAGTTACGGACCTGTCACTCAAATTGGTTCCAAACGCTATGCGCTTAGCTGGGTTGCACATGAATCTTATGCAGTGAATCTGGAACTCATGTCGCTTGAAACTGCATCCAGCGTAGCGGATGGATTAACAAAGACCCGAAACACAGGCATTCCTGTCCAGAATATGCTGATCACTGATCGCCAGGGTAATGCAGCATGGCGATTAACAGGGGCAATTCCAGCCAGAGACAATCCACAGCAAAGCCCGGTTACAGTCCGCGAATACCCAACATCCCAGTGGGAAGAACGCGCAAAAAATGTTCCTGTCGTTACAAATCCTGAACACCAAAGACTTTGGAGTGCTAACAACCGAGTCTTGAGTGCAAAAGATAATACCCGTTTTGGTAATGGTGGATATGCAATTGCCAGCCGCGCAATACAGATCCGAGACAAACTGATGGCCAGACAGCAATTTGATGAGTCTGACTTTTTTCAAATGCAACTCGATAATAAAGCGCTGTTTATGACCCGCTGGCACTCTTTATTGTTATCCCAACTGGAATTACATCCGGAACGTTTTCAGGAAGATATTCGGCACCTGAAACAATGGCAAGAATGCGCCTGCGCAACTTCAGTGGGATATACCCTTGCGAGTGCTTTCAGGAGCCACCTCATCGATGCTGTTTTTGCCCCGCTTCAACACCAGTTGTCTGCAGAAGGGTTAAGTCTGAAACCGCTGAAAGACAATCTTGAACCCGCCATCTGGCAACTTTTGAAGGAAGAACCAACCTCCTGGTTACCGACTGGTGAGAAAGACTGGGCGAGCCTGCTCATCAATGTCTATGTCAAATCGCGTGAAGCACTATTCAAAGAACACAGTCCAGATAAAAACCTTGCAGAACTCAACTGGGGCAAGGTGAACACTTTGGCTATCCAACATCCATTTTCAGCGAAGGTACCGCAATTGGGATGGTTGTTGAATATGCCGAAAGTCGAAGGCTTTGGCGGACGATATGAGCCAGCGGTACAGACCCAGAGATTCGGGGCATCTGAAAGATTTGTTGTGCAGCCCGGACGTGAAGAGCATGGCATTTTAACGATACCCGGTGGGCAGTCCGCCAATCCGCTATCGCCATTCTTCCATGCTGGATTTAATGACTATGCTAATCATCGCCATACGCCACTATTACCCGGTGACATACAATACCGCCTAACACTTGCCCCTCTCATTCAAGAAGATCAGAATAATCCAGAGGAATGA
- a CDS encoding 2Fe-2S iron-sulfur cluster-binding protein, whose amino-acid sequence MPKVIFQSNAKEIMLCQGDKLLSIDNIDSMAISFGCMKGGCGMCAIRVVEGTQNISRMGEKEISTLEKLGYPISQYRLACQCSIVGDITIA is encoded by the coding sequence ATGCCAAAAGTTATATTTCAAAGCAATGCTAAAGAAATCATGCTGTGTCAGGGAGACAAATTATTATCCATAGATAATATTGATTCAATGGCAATCAGCTTCGGTTGCATGAAAGGAGGCTGTGGAATGTGTGCGATAAGAGTCGTGGAAGGTACACAGAATATTTCCAGAATGGGAGAAAAAGAAATTTCAACACTGGAAAAACTCGGCTATCCAATATCCCAGTATCGACTGGCATGTCAGTGCAGTATTGTTGGGGATATTACAATCGCATAA
- a CDS encoding GNAT family N-acetyltransferase gives MTRFDRVQLNDSPDILNYVSVDNIKMRAATESDAAGIIEFFHQFPEVSFCPWQDLATTQNILKSHTSVVFLAEAEDEIVGVVMGGLMGSRATINHLAIDPMFQKFGIASQLVSHVKSVLRQKGIHRMFLFVHKNNDAGLQFWTKQGLNQTSDEVTLEMDI, from the coding sequence ATGACACGGTTCGATAGAGTCCAGCTGAACGACAGTCCGGACATTCTGAACTATGTCAGCGTGGATAACATCAAAATGAGAGCGGCGACTGAGTCGGATGCGGCGGGCATTATTGAGTTTTTTCATCAGTTTCCCGAAGTATCATTTTGTCCCTGGCAGGACCTGGCTACAACGCAAAACATTTTGAAAAGTCATACGTCGGTTGTGTTTCTGGCTGAAGCAGAAGATGAAATTGTGGGTGTGGTGATGGGCGGTTTGATGGGAAGCCGTGCCACGATTAATCATCTGGCCATCGATCCAATGTTTCAGAAGTTCGGTATTGCCAGTCAATTGGTTTCGCATGTGAAATCGGTTCTGCGACAAAAAGGCATTCATCGCATGTTCCTGTTTGTTCATAAAAACAATGATGCGGGATTGCAATTCTGGACGAAGCAGGGATTGAACCAGACAAGCGATGAAGTCACGCTTGAAATGGATATATAG
- a CDS encoding HEAT repeat domain-containing protein, translating into MSQNAMKNKFLILTLIVCAVAGAAFYSWMSPDDVSGTPQTAAALSTENQATSSPQDPMPAGIQVPPVLPLSQKKRPGQDYSKLSYAMLYQGDIAFSAPGTQIEQTIHFSVAGQLVQYRQIQDTGIYHLLRMTAPEVSATIGQQPNPEIVAAVKSQMQTGIEMLTTPEGEILEVYLSEPHSTLKSMETVAFLMQNIVPESISAPEQWQRSEQDYNGEFTAFYSLKKDDTGSADVYQLFKQRELEKALYDQARGLERKLTASYTFSHEASWNQAHRFLNSLSVDEEVRHQMNNVPLASSWNQLTLTLSEWSPQVSAEDLALIQQVQAQRSIQLSAAEVFQSATGNRTARDGSVMNADDANAETEADAQTNRVSAEAAYQEIQALYDEMLALDGLERVKAENQLSTLLQDFARTYPDQLDLVTDDLKQFSPQEPGFSLYLSALSTVSSRPAQDAMLTTLNARMNENQAAASIMAALALSPQGNTLTFERFSNMVDRSPLSDNLSANVDLAKSAMVQRMGVEDTATADQYVASQLQKLKASDDASATMHQLTVLGNMGQYLSFSDLQQYTEQPNETIRQQATHALRFVPGNDATSYLMDTLKDGGNSATREVAANSLSYRSLDNGTLAQIQQQIDVEQNQQIKERLQGIVDKYATPEIAQQSH; encoded by the coding sequence ATGAGTCAAAATGCTATGAAGAACAAGTTCCTAATCCTGACGCTGATCGTCTGTGCTGTCGCCGGTGCTGCCTTCTATTCATGGATGTCACCCGACGATGTCTCCGGCACGCCTCAGACGGCCGCTGCGCTGTCGACAGAAAACCAGGCCACGTCATCTCCACAGGATCCGATGCCAGCCGGAATTCAGGTGCCCCCTGTCCTACCGTTATCGCAAAAAAAACGACCGGGACAAGATTACAGCAAACTCAGCTACGCAATGCTCTATCAGGGTGACATTGCTTTTTCTGCCCCCGGCACACAAATCGAACAGACCATCCACTTTTCAGTGGCAGGTCAGCTGGTTCAGTACCGGCAAATTCAGGACACCGGCATTTACCACCTGCTCCGGATGACCGCCCCTGAAGTTTCGGCCACCATTGGTCAGCAACCGAATCCGGAAATTGTCGCTGCGGTGAAATCGCAAATGCAAACAGGGATAGAGATGCTGACAACGCCAGAAGGCGAAATTCTGGAAGTTTATCTGTCAGAGCCCCACTCAACGCTGAAATCAATGGAAACCGTCGCTTTCCTGATGCAAAACATTGTGCCAGAGTCCATCAGCGCCCCTGAGCAATGGCAACGTTCTGAGCAGGATTACAACGGTGAGTTCACCGCATTTTACAGCCTGAAAAAAGACGACACAGGCAGTGCCGACGTATACCAGTTATTCAAACAGCGTGAACTGGAAAAGGCCCTGTATGATCAGGCCCGGGGACTGGAGAGAAAACTGACAGCAAGCTATACCTTCAGCCATGAGGCCAGTTGGAATCAGGCCCACCGCTTCCTCAATTCCCTGTCGGTGGATGAAGAAGTCCGCCATCAAATGAACAATGTGCCGCTGGCCAGCAGCTGGAACCAGCTCACACTGACGCTGAGCGAATGGTCCCCTCAGGTGAGTGCCGAAGATCTGGCGCTGATTCAGCAGGTGCAGGCGCAACGCAGCATTCAATTATCTGCTGCAGAGGTATTTCAGTCGGCCACGGGCAACCGTACGGCACGCGACGGCAGTGTCATGAATGCTGACGATGCGAATGCAGAGACCGAAGCTGACGCACAGACGAACCGGGTGTCTGCTGAAGCCGCTTATCAGGAAATCCAAGCCTTATATGATGAAATGCTGGCTCTGGATGGCCTGGAACGCGTGAAGGCAGAAAATCAGCTCAGTACACTGTTGCAGGATTTTGCCCGTACCTATCCGGACCAACTGGATTTAGTGACCGATGATCTCAAGCAGTTCAGTCCGCAGGAACCGGGATTCAGTCTGTATCTGAGTGCGCTGAGTACCGTCTCCAGCCGTCCGGCCCAGGATGCGATGCTGACAACGCTGAATGCAAGGATGAATGAAAATCAGGCTGCGGCCTCGATCATGGCAGCCTTAGCGCTTTCGCCTCAGGGGAATACCCTCACCTTCGAGCGCTTCTCCAATATGGTTGATCGCAGTCCGCTGTCTGACAATCTGTCGGCGAACGTCGATCTGGCGAAAAGTGCCATGGTACAACGCATGGGTGTTGAAGATACGGCAACCGCAGATCAGTATGTCGCTTCACAATTGCAAAAGCTCAAAGCTTCCGATGATGCGTCCGCCACAATGCATCAGCTGACCGTCCTGGGGAACATGGGCCAGTACCTGAGCTTTTCGGATCTGCAGCAATACACTGAGCAGCCCAACGAGACGATCCGCCAGCAAGCCACGCACGCTCTGCGCTTTGTGCCGGGGAATGACGCAACCAGCTACCTGATGGATACACTGAAGGATGGTGGCAACAGCGCTACGCGCGAAGTCGCCGCGAACTCACTCAGTTACCGCTCTCTGGATAACGGTACACTGGCTCAGATCCAGCAGCAGATTGACGTAGAACAGAATCAGCAGATTAAAGAAAGACTGCAAGGGATCGTGGATAAATACGCCACGCCGGAGATTGCTCAGCAATCACATTGA
- a CDS encoding AzlD domain-containing protein: MPEEKIILLTIILMAAVTYLPRVLPLHVPSKIWPKWLKDCIEFLPVSLISVITIPNMVVVDGSLSFSNPSFLAFIPTAIIAYTTRNLIVSVVSGVVCYMLIEHFLI, encoded by the coding sequence ATGCCTGAAGAAAAGATAATTCTGCTGACGATCATTCTGATGGCTGCCGTGACCTATTTACCTCGGGTCCTGCCGCTGCATGTGCCTTCCAAAATCTGGCCGAAATGGTTGAAAGACTGTATCGAGTTTTTACCGGTATCCCTGATCAGCGTGATTACTATCCCGAATATGGTTGTTGTCGACGGCAGTTTGAGCTTTTCGAATCCGTCATTTCTGGCGTTTATTCCAACTGCCATCATTGCTTATACCACCAGAAATCTGATCGTCTCAGTAGTGTCGGGCGTAGTGTGTTACATGCTCATTGAACATTTCTTGATTTAG